The Rathayibacter caricis DSM 15933 genomic sequence TCGCGGTCGGCGACGCCGTCGAGGTCCCGCTCCTCGCGGCCCGCGGAGCGGTGCTCGCCGGGCCTGTGGCGACGACCCGCCCGCTCCCCCACTACGACTCGTCGGCGATGGACGGCTGGGCGGTGCGCGGGGCTGGTCCGTGGCGGCTCGCCGTCGGGGTCGCTGCTCCGATCGTCACGGGCGGCGTCGTGCCCGCCTGGTGCGACGCGGTCGTGCCCACCGAGCAGGGCGTCGTGAGAGACGGAGTGCTCTCGAGTGCCGCGGACCTGCCGCACGGGCGCCATGTGCGCCGCGCCGGGGACGAGGCCTCCGCCGGCACCGTGCTGGTCGACGCCGGGACCCGCCTCACTCCGGCGCACCTCGCACTGCTCGCGGTCGCGGGCGTCGACCGCGTCGGCGTGCGCCGCCCGAGCCTCGTGGACCTCCTCCTCACCGGCGACGAGATCGACACCGAGGGGGCGCCCGTGGCCGGCCGGGTCCGCGACGCGTTCACTCCGCTCCTCCCCTCGTTCGTCGAGGCCGTAGGAGGAGCGATCGGCGAGATCGACCGGCTCGGCGACGACGACCACGCGATCGCCGCGCGGCTCTCGGCGGGTTCGGCGCCGATCCGCGTGACGACCGGCGGGACCGGGCGCTCGCGGGCGGACTCGGTGCGACGGGCGCTGACCCTCGCCGGTGCCGTGGTGCTGGTGGACGGCGTCGACATGCGTCCCGGTCACCCGACGATGCTCGCGGTGCTGCCCGGAGGCGCGCTCGTGATCGCGCTGCCGGGGAACCCGCTCGCGGCGCTGCTCGCCGCGCTGTCGTTCCTCCCTCCGGCGCTGGACGCCGCCGCCGGAGCGACGCCGCGGGCTC encodes the following:
- a CDS encoding molybdopterin molybdotransferase MoeA produces the protein MSAHRHEATDWDDARRRAAEAVAVGDAVEVPLLAARGAVLAGPVATTRPLPHYDSSAMDGWAVRGAGPWRLAVGVAAPIVTGGVVPAWCDAVVPTEQGVVRDGVLSSAADLPHGRHVRRAGDEASAGTVLVDAGTRLTPAHLALLAVAGVDRVGVRRPSLVDLLLTGDEIDTEGAPVAGRVRDAFTPLLPSFVEAVGGAIGEIDRLGDDDHAIAARLSAGSAPIRVTTGGTGRSRADSVRRALTLAGAVVLVDGVDMRPGHPTMLAVLPGGALVIALPGNPLAALLAALSFLPPALDAAAGATPRAPGTGTLGEPLGRPGTTVLVPVALGVGGWRAAAGIRSHMLTGLAASEAVAVVPPGGARVGDSVRLLPLPW